The following proteins come from a genomic window of Paenibacillus sp. CAA11:
- a CDS encoding amino acid permease, translating into MAHQELQRNLKNRHVQLIAIGGTIGTGLFLGSGKAIQLAGPSIIFAYLIVGMAVFFVMRALGELLLSKAGYQSFTDIAEDYLGPRAAFVTGWTYWFCWIMTAMADVIAVGVYTQYWFDIPQWVPAVICLIVLLGLNLLTVKNFGELEFWFALIKVVTILALIAIGVILLVVGFKTDTGEVTLKNIWAHGGMFPNGISGFLLSFQMVVFAYVGVELVGVSAAETSSPEKNIPSAINKIPLRILFFYIGALIVLLCINPWTELSPAESPFVKTFSLVGIPIAAGIINFVVLTSAASASNSGLFSTSRSLYNLSRNNQAPASLAKLNKNHVPGNALLVSTLVLSVGALLSKLIPEQAFGIVTTISAICFIWVWGVILVCHVKYKKTQPHLHEKSKFKAPFTPFINYVVLALFAIILIIMLFAEETRPALLLTPLWFILLFVLYSSRRRVNKNNNKSAKI; encoded by the coding sequence GTGGCACATCAAGAATTACAGAGAAATTTAAAAAATCGGCACGTGCAGCTCATTGCTATTGGCGGTACTATTGGTACCGGGTTGTTCTTAGGATCAGGCAAAGCCATACAGCTGGCAGGGCCCTCCATCATCTTTGCTTATCTCATCGTAGGGATGGCCGTTTTCTTTGTGATGAGAGCGCTGGGAGAGCTTCTGCTGTCCAAGGCCGGTTATCAATCGTTTACAGACATTGCCGAAGACTATCTTGGACCGCGTGCAGCGTTCGTAACCGGATGGACCTATTGGTTCTGCTGGATTATGACGGCCATGGCTGACGTTATTGCTGTCGGGGTATATACACAATATTGGTTCGATATTCCGCAATGGGTCCCTGCAGTCATCTGCTTAATCGTCCTATTAGGGCTCAACCTATTAACGGTTAAAAATTTCGGGGAATTGGAGTTTTGGTTTGCCTTAATCAAGGTAGTGACGATTCTCGCCCTGATTGCCATTGGCGTGATTTTGCTGGTGGTAGGGTTCAAAACGGATACAGGAGAGGTCACTTTAAAGAATATCTGGGCGCATGGCGGAATGTTTCCGAACGGGATCTCGGGTTTCTTGCTTTCGTTCCAAATGGTGGTGTTCGCCTATGTCGGTGTAGAACTGGTGGGGGTATCGGCCGCAGAAACATCCAGTCCGGAGAAGAATATCCCGTCGGCTATTAATAAAATTCCATTAAGAATTCTATTCTTCTACATTGGTGCACTGATTGTCCTGTTATGCATTAATCCATGGACAGAGCTAAGTCCGGCTGAAAGTCCTTTTGTAAAAACGTTCAGTCTGGTGGGGATTCCGATTGCCGCAGGCATCATTAACTTTGTTGTATTAACCTCGGCCGCTTCCGCTAGTAACAGCGGATTGTTCTCAACAAGCCGGAGCCTATATAATTTAAGCAGGAACAACCAGGCTCCAGCATCTTTAGCAAAATTGAATAAGAATCATGTACCTGGTAATGCGTTGCTGGTATCCACCCTTGTTCTATCGGTAGGGGCGCTGCTGAGCAAGCTGATTCCGGAGCAAGCTTTTGGCATTGTGACCACCATTAGCGCCATTTGCTTCATATGGGTATGGGGTGTCATTCTCGTCTGCCATGTGAAGTATAAGAAGACACAGCCGCATTTACACGAAAAGTCAAAATTCAAAGCACCGTTCACACCATTTATCAATTATGTTGTCCTGGCGTTGTTTGCAATCATTCTTATTATTATGCTGTTTGCTGAAGAGACTCGTCCGGCGCTGTTGTTGACCCCACTCTGGTTTATTTTATTATTTGTCTTGTACTCGAGCAGAAGACGAGTGAATAAGAATAACAATAAATCTGCGAAGATTTAA
- a CDS encoding L-ribulose-5-phosphate 4-epimerase, protein MLEQLKEEVLQANLDLPKHGLIKYTWGNVSAVDRESSLFVIKPSGVSYETMKASDMVVVDFDGNVVEGELRPSSDTPTHAVLYKHYSEIGGIVHTHSTWATIWAQAGLDVPVMGTTHADTFYGSVPCARFLTQEEIDRGYEAETGRVIIETFEERGLDILAVPGVLLKGHGPFTWGKDAKSAVMNSVVLEEVAKMNLFARELNHFAEELPQRILDKHYLRKHGKNAYYGQK, encoded by the coding sequence GTGTTAGAACAACTGAAGGAAGAAGTGCTTCAAGCAAATTTGGACTTACCCAAGCATGGACTCATCAAATACACATGGGGAAATGTAAGTGCGGTTGACCGTGAGAGCAGCTTGTTCGTCATCAAACCTAGCGGTGTAAGCTATGAAACGATGAAAGCTAGCGATATGGTAGTCGTTGACTTTGATGGAAATGTGGTTGAAGGAGAGCTGAGACCTTCATCGGATACTCCGACACATGCCGTACTTTATAAGCATTACTCCGAGATTGGCGGCATCGTGCACACGCATTCAACTTGGGCAACGATATGGGCTCAAGCCGGTCTTGATGTGCCCGTAATGGGAACTACGCATGCAGACACTTTCTACGGTTCTGTACCTTGTGCCCGTTTCTTGACTCAAGAGGAGATCGATCGCGGCTATGAAGCAGAGACAGGCCGTGTAATTATCGAAACCTTTGAAGAGCGCGGGTTAGACATTTTAGCCGTGCCCGGTGTCTTGCTAAAGGGCCATGGACCCTTTACCTGGGGCAAGGATGCCAAGTCAGCAGTAATGAACAGTGTCGTGCTGGAAGAAGTTGCGAAGATGAACTTATTTGCAAGAGAGCTCAATCATTTTGCTGAAGAATTGCCGCAGCGCATTCTCGACAAGCACTATTTGCGGAAGCACGGGAAGAACGCTTATTACGGTCAGAAATAA
- the araA gene encoding L-arabinose isomerase, with translation MTTNKKVFWFVVGSQHLYGEEALAEVKAHAQTMTDALNNSGVLPYPLELQDLAVSADKITSIMKEVNYRDEVAGVITWMHTFSPAKMWIRGTKLLQKPLLHLATQYNESIPWATIDMDFMNLNQAAHGDREYGFINARLNKQNKVVVGYWERPEVRQQIADWMDVAVAYNESFNIKVARFGDNMRNVGVTEGDKVEAQIQFGWTVDYFGIGDLVEYVNAVKNEEIDALFAEYAKLYEFDYGTYSKEAWEASVKVQASYEIALKRFLDEGGYNAFTSNFEDLHGMKQLPGLAVQRLMAQGYGFAGEGDWKTAALDRLLKVMSHNESTGFMEDYTYELAAGQEAILQSHMLEVDPSLASNKPKIIVSPLGIGDREDPARLVFDGKAGDGVVVSMADFGTHYKLLINEVTAFEPTVPAPKLPVARVLWEVKPNFQDGVKAWIENGGGHHTVVSLNLTTDQIVTYAKLVNLEYVVIK, from the coding sequence ATGACAACAAATAAAAAAGTGTTTTGGTTTGTCGTAGGTTCCCAACATCTTTATGGAGAAGAGGCATTGGCAGAGGTTAAAGCCCATGCTCAGACGATGACTGATGCGCTCAATAATAGCGGCGTTCTGCCTTATCCGCTGGAACTTCAGGATTTGGCTGTGAGTGCAGACAAAATCACAAGCATTATGAAGGAAGTCAACTATCGGGATGAAGTTGCCGGTGTCATCACTTGGATGCATACTTTCTCGCCAGCAAAAATGTGGATTCGCGGAACGAAATTGCTGCAAAAGCCGCTGCTTCATCTAGCAACTCAATACAATGAGAGCATTCCTTGGGCAACGATCGATATGGACTTCATGAACCTGAACCAAGCGGCTCACGGTGACCGTGAGTATGGCTTTATCAATGCCCGCCTGAACAAACAAAATAAAGTGGTAGTAGGTTACTGGGAACGTCCTGAAGTACGTCAGCAAATTGCAGACTGGATGGACGTGGCGGTTGCTTATAACGAAAGCTTCAACATCAAAGTTGCCCGCTTTGGAGACAACATGCGCAACGTTGGCGTTACCGAAGGGGATAAGGTTGAGGCTCAAATTCAATTCGGATGGACCGTAGATTACTTTGGAATTGGGGATCTCGTTGAGTACGTGAACGCGGTTAAGAACGAGGAAATCGACGCATTGTTCGCAGAATATGCGAAGCTCTACGAATTTGATTACGGTACTTACAGCAAAGAAGCATGGGAAGCCAGCGTAAAAGTACAAGCAAGCTATGAAATTGCGCTTAAACGCTTCCTTGATGAGGGCGGTTATAATGCCTTCACCTCAAACTTCGAAGATTTGCATGGTATGAAGCAGCTTCCGGGTCTTGCTGTTCAACGTCTGATGGCACAAGGATACGGCTTTGCGGGTGAAGGGGACTGGAAGACGGCAGCTCTCGACCGCCTGCTGAAGGTGATGAGCCATAATGAGTCCACGGGCTTCATGGAGGATTACACTTATGAGTTAGCTGCAGGTCAGGAAGCTATCCTGCAATCCCATATGCTCGAAGTGGACCCAAGCTTGGCTAGCAACAAACCCAAAATCATCGTATCTCCACTAGGAATCGGCGACCGCGAAGACCCAGCGCGTCTGGTCTTTGACGGTAAAGCAGGAGACGGTGTAGTGGTATCCATGGCTGACTTCGGCACGCATTACAAGCTGTTGATCAACGAAGTTACTGCATTTGAACCAACCGTTCCAGCACCAAAATTGCCAGTGGCCCGCGTGCTTTGGGAAGTGAAGCCAAACTTCCAGGATGGAGTAAAAGCCTGGATTGAGAACGGCGGCGGTCACCATACCGTAGTCTCACTGAACCTGACAACAGATCAAATTGTGACCTATGCAAAGCTGGTTAATCTGGAATACGTAGTGATTAAGTAA